A region of Streptomyces deccanensis DNA encodes the following proteins:
- a CDS encoding acyl-CoA dehydrogenase family protein, producing the protein MSGAKPMKDPLDLLDLPSTLTDEEREIQATVAKFLADRVRPHIGEWFENAHFARELAPELGKLGVLGMHLEGYGCAGTNAVSYGLACLELEAADSGFRSFVSVQGSLSMFSIWKWGSEEQKQEWLPRLAAGEAIGCFGLTEPDFGSNPSGMRTSAVRDGADWILNGSKMWITNGGIADVATVWAQTEDGIRGFLVPRGTPGFTTHDIKQKMSLRASITSELYFDDVRLPDSARLPHAQGLRGPLSCLNEARFGILFGAVGAARDSIQAAIEYADSRVQFGKPISGFQLTQKKLADMSVSVGNAALLAVHLGRLKDQHRIRPEQISVGKLNNVREAIAIARECRTILGANGISLEYSPLRHANNLESVLTYEGTSEMHTLVVGQAITGYPAFR; encoded by the coding sequence ATGAGCGGCGCCAAGCCGATGAAGGACCCCCTCGATCTGCTCGACCTCCCCTCCACGCTCACCGACGAGGAGCGTGAGATCCAGGCCACCGTCGCCAAGTTCCTCGCCGACCGGGTGCGTCCACACATCGGCGAGTGGTTCGAGAACGCGCACTTCGCGCGTGAACTCGCCCCGGAACTCGGCAAGTTGGGCGTGCTGGGCATGCACCTCGAAGGCTACGGCTGCGCCGGGACGAACGCGGTCAGCTACGGCCTCGCCTGTCTGGAGCTGGAGGCCGCGGACTCCGGGTTCCGCAGTTTCGTCTCCGTGCAGGGCTCGCTGTCGATGTTCTCCATCTGGAAGTGGGGCTCGGAGGAGCAGAAGCAGGAGTGGCTTCCCCGCCTCGCCGCCGGTGAGGCGATCGGCTGCTTCGGCCTGACCGAACCCGACTTCGGCAGCAACCCGTCCGGGATGCGTACCAGCGCCGTCCGCGACGGTGCCGACTGGATCCTCAACGGCTCCAAGATGTGGATCACCAACGGCGGCATCGCCGATGTCGCCACCGTCTGGGCCCAGACCGAGGACGGCATCCGTGGCTTCCTCGTCCCTCGCGGGACTCCTGGCTTCACCACCCACGACATCAAGCAGAAGATGTCGCTGCGCGCGTCCATCACCTCCGAGCTGTACTTCGACGACGTACGGCTTCCCGACTCGGCCCGACTGCCCCACGCCCAGGGCCTGCGCGGTCCCCTGTCCTGCCTGAACGAGGCCCGCTTCGGCATCCTGTTCGGCGCGGTCGGCGCGGCCCGCGACAGCATCCAGGCGGCCATCGAGTACGCCGACTCCCGCGTGCAGTTCGGCAAGCCGATCAGTGGCTTCCAGCTCACCCAGAAGAAGCTTGCCGACATGAGCGTCTCGGTGGGCAACGCCGCGCTGCTCGCCGTGCACCTGGGCCGGCTCAAGGACCAGCACCGCATCCGGCCCGAGCAGATCAGCGTCGGAAAGCTCAACAACGTCAGGGAGGCGATCGCCATCGCGCGCGAGTGCCGCACGATCCTCGGTGCCAACGGCATCTCCCTGGAGTACTCACCGCTGCGCCACGCCAACAACCTGGAGTCCGTCCTCACCTACGAGGGCACCAGCGAGATGCACACCCTGGTCGTCGGGCAGGCCATCACCGGCTACCCGGCGTTCCGGTGA
- a CDS encoding electron transfer flavoprotein subunit beta/FixA family protein, with the protein MNIVVLVKQVPDTAAERTLSGADHTLDREDADLVLDEINERAAEEALTLKETMGAEVTVVSMGPESAREAIRKVLAMGADRGIHICDDRLHGADVVTTARVLAAAVRTVRDVDLVLAGNATTDGQSSAVPAVVADLLGLPPLTHARELTVDAGRVRAERETEDGEVTLDAPLPALVSVTEKINEPRYPSFKGIMAAKKKPVETVDLDDLFPDADDTGFRVTGTRVVEAVPRPARVAGTRITDDGSAGRRLVEFLIAQKLV; encoded by the coding sequence GTGAACATCGTCGTACTCGTCAAGCAGGTCCCGGACACGGCTGCCGAACGCACGCTCTCCGGGGCCGACCACACCCTCGACCGCGAGGACGCCGACCTCGTCCTGGACGAGATCAACGAGCGCGCGGCGGAGGAGGCGCTGACGCTGAAGGAGACGATGGGCGCCGAGGTCACCGTCGTGTCGATGGGACCCGAATCGGCGCGGGAGGCCATCCGCAAGGTCCTGGCGATGGGGGCGGACCGAGGCATCCACATCTGCGACGACCGGCTCCACGGAGCCGACGTGGTGACCACGGCGAGGGTCCTGGCCGCGGCCGTGCGGACGGTGCGGGACGTGGACCTGGTGCTGGCGGGCAACGCGACGACCGACGGACAGTCGAGCGCGGTCCCCGCCGTCGTCGCCGACCTGCTCGGCTTGCCGCCGTTGACGCACGCGAGGGAGTTGACGGTGGACGCGGGCCGCGTCCGTGCGGAGCGTGAGACGGAGGACGGCGAGGTGACGCTCGACGCGCCACTGCCCGCGCTGGTCAGCGTCACCGAGAAGATCAACGAACCGCGTTACCCCTCCTTCAAGGGGATCATGGCCGCGAAGAAGAAGCCGGTGGAGACGGTCGATCTCGACGACCTGTTCCCCGACGCGGACGACACAGGGTTCCGCGTGACCGGCACCCGTGTGGTGGAGGCCGTACCGCGTCCGGCGCGGGTCGCGGGAACCCGGATCACCGACGACGGCTCGGCCGGCCGGCGACTCGTCGAATTCCTGATCGCCCAGAAGCTCGTCTGA
- a CDS encoding electron transfer flavoprotein subunit alpha/FixB family protein — translation MPDVLVLVDHDEERVLKSTYELLAAARRLGDPAAVVAGTPGTAARVKESLARHGAMSVYAAESTEAGDFLGTSSVDALELAVRQVSPAAVLVSATTDGKEVAGRLAARLDAGVLIDAVDLDPSGAVTQIVFGGSCTVHARVTHGIPVIAVRLGSFEPEEHPVEATQHTLVLPPIDPSASARVVARRAALAGDRPALTEAAVVVSGGRGVGGADGFKVVEELADALGGAVGASRAAVDAGYYPHQYQVGQTGKSVSPQLYVALGISGAIQHLAGMQTSKTIVAVNKDPEAPVFGLADYGVVGDLFAVAPQLTREVTARRTER, via the coding sequence ATGCCCGATGTCCTCGTCCTCGTCGACCACGACGAGGAACGTGTCCTCAAGTCCACGTACGAACTCCTGGCCGCCGCACGGCGGTTGGGTGACCCGGCAGCCGTCGTCGCGGGAACCCCCGGTACGGCGGCCCGCGTCAAGGAATCCCTCGCCCGCCACGGTGCCATGAGCGTCTACGCGGCCGAATCGACCGAAGCGGGCGACTTCCTCGGCACGTCGTCCGTCGACGCCCTCGAACTCGCGGTCCGGCAGGTTTCTCCCGCCGCCGTGCTGGTCTCGGCGACGACGGACGGCAAGGAGGTGGCCGGGCGTCTCGCCGCGCGGTTGGACGCCGGGGTGCTGATCGACGCGGTCGACCTGGACCCGTCCGGTGCGGTCACCCAGATCGTCTTCGGCGGCTCGTGCACCGTGCACGCGCGGGTCACCCACGGCATACCGGTGATCGCCGTACGGCTGGGCTCCTTCGAGCCGGAAGAGCATCCCGTGGAGGCGACGCAGCACACACTCGTGCTGCCGCCGATCGACCCCTCGGCGTCCGCCCGCGTCGTCGCCCGCCGCGCCGCGCTCGCGGGTGACCGTCCCGCGCTCACCGAGGCGGCGGTCGTCGTCTCCGGTGGACGCGGCGTCGGAGGAGCGGACGGCTTCAAGGTGGTGGAGGAACTGGCCGATGCGCTCGGAGGCGCCGTGGGCGCGTCGCGCGCGGCGGTCGACGCCGGCTACTACCCGCACCAGTACCAGGTGGGCCAGACGGGCAAGTCCGTCTCGCCCCAGCTGTATGTCGCCCTGGGCATCTCCGGGGCCATCCAGCACCTCGCCGGCATGCAGACGTCCAAGACGATCGTCGCGGTCAACAAGGACCCGGAGGCCCCCGTCTTCGGTCTGGCCGATTACGGCGTCGTCGGTGACCTGTTCGCGGTGGCCCCCCAGCTCACGCGGGAAGTGACTGCCCGCCGTACCGAACGCTGA
- a CDS encoding flavin reductase family protein has translation MSPLVTTPTDPAVLRQAFGCFPSGVTALCALDAGTPVGMAASTFTPVSLQPPLVSVCVQDTSSTWPRLRRQSRLGLSVLAEGQDLVCRSLAARGGDRFAGVDWESGEDGGVYVHGANLWLDCSVHAELPGGDHTIVLLEIHGLKADPDREPLVFHGSRFRRLAA, from the coding sequence ATGAGCCCGCTCGTGACGACACCGACGGATCCGGCCGTGCTGCGCCAGGCGTTCGGCTGCTTCCCGTCCGGGGTGACGGCCCTGTGCGCCCTCGACGCGGGGACGCCGGTGGGCATGGCCGCCAGCACGTTCACGCCGGTGTCTCTCCAACCGCCTCTGGTGTCGGTCTGTGTTCAGGACACCTCGTCGACCTGGCCGAGGCTGCGCAGACAGAGCAGGCTGGGTCTGAGCGTCCTGGCCGAGGGGCAGGACCTGGTCTGCCGCTCGCTGGCCGCTCGGGGCGGGGACCGGTTCGCGGGGGTCGACTGGGAGAGCGGCGAGGACGGCGGTGTGTACGTCCACGGTGCCAACCTCTGGCTCGACTGCTCGGTCCATGCCGAACTCCCCGGCGGGGACCACACGATCGTCCTGCTGGAGATCCACGGGCTGAAGGCTGACCCCGACCGGGAGCCGCTGGTGTTCCACGGCAGCCGGTTCCGGCGCCTGGCGGCCTGA
- a CDS encoding acyl-CoA dehydrogenase family protein, with protein sequence MTTLLEPAPSHDREADDGVLGRVRAHLPGIAARSAEAEEARAVPPEIVAALREAGVFRMSLPREWGGEQFDLVRSAQVVREISRADGSTGWTVQAASMAWFFVRSLPRETLEKEVFGDGADLMLRGAIAPKGRAVPVAGGYRLSGRWPLASGSFTPDWLLAGFVVEGAPALPDGRPDMRVALLRPEQATFLDTWDAVGLRATQSTDFTMDDVFVPERFTGPLMGDNHIPAPFYDLPYTATGASHDAVVIGCLDGALGDLAELAAIKRPAFDPRMVIGQDPVFQEKFAELHLRTAALWALLEQTGATVMSRALAGEEPTPAEWFGYTGGHQHIHHEGIRILNEIMTLSGSSGLYSSNPLQRRWRDVRCVAQHVAGNNGSLRRLGAVLSGQEGVR encoded by the coding sequence ATGACGACTTTGCTCGAACCGGCCCCGTCCCACGACCGGGAGGCCGACGACGGCGTACTCGGCCGCGTCCGTGCGCATCTGCCCGGGATCGCCGCGCGTTCCGCCGAGGCCGAGGAGGCCCGAGCCGTTCCCCCGGAGATCGTCGCCGCTCTGCGCGAGGCCGGGGTGTTCCGGATGAGCCTGCCCCGGGAATGGGGCGGCGAGCAGTTCGACCTGGTGCGGAGCGCTCAGGTGGTCCGGGAGATCTCACGGGCCGACGGTTCGACCGGCTGGACCGTTCAGGCGGCCTCGATGGCCTGGTTCTTCGTACGGTCGCTGCCGCGGGAGACGCTCGAGAAAGAGGTGTTCGGCGACGGCGCCGACCTGATGCTCCGTGGGGCGATAGCCCCGAAGGGCAGGGCGGTCCCCGTGGCGGGCGGCTACCGGCTCAGTGGGCGCTGGCCTCTGGCCAGCGGCTCGTTCACCCCGGACTGGTTGCTGGCGGGCTTCGTGGTCGAGGGCGCTCCCGCGCTGCCCGACGGCCGCCCGGACATGCGGGTCGCGCTACTCCGCCCCGAGCAGGCCACGTTCCTCGACACCTGGGACGCGGTGGGCCTACGGGCCACGCAGAGCACGGACTTCACGATGGACGACGTCTTCGTTCCCGAGCGTTTCACGGGCCCGCTGATGGGCGACAACCACATCCCCGCCCCCTTCTACGACCTGCCGTACACCGCCACCGGCGCCTCGCACGACGCCGTCGTCATCGGGTGTCTGGACGGCGCGCTCGGCGACCTCGCGGAACTGGCCGCCATCAAGCGGCCGGCGTTCGACCCACGGATGGTCATCGGCCAGGACCCGGTGTTCCAGGAGAAGTTCGCCGAACTGCATCTGCGCACCGCCGCGCTGTGGGCGCTGCTCGAACAGACCGGCGCCACGGTCATGAGCCGGGCGCTCGCTGGAGAGGAGCCCACCCCGGCCGAGTGGTTCGGCTACACCGGCGGCCACCAGCACATCCACCACGAGGGCATCCGGATCCTCAACGAGATCATGACGCTGTCGGGCAGCTCCGGGCTGTACAGCTCGAACCCCCTGCAGCGGCGCTGGCGCGACGTCCGCTGCGTCGCCCAGCATGTGGCCGGCAACAACGGTTCGCTGCGGCGTCTGGGCGCGGTCCTGTCGGGTCAGGAGGGCGTTCGATGA
- a CDS encoding helix-turn-helix domain-containing protein, with protein sequence MPRITTPSEGTATERLEYWRDAVSQNLVPLEVRPRESSDFSASLHAVRVGQVQMSVISAAPHSIARTRRHITSDAPDFFQLTLQLTGRGVLTQRDRQAQVGPGELVIYDTRRPFTYDLDESHTGLVLMFPQAMLQLRERDLARVTATPVPCHDGLGQVVLPFLHGLARQMEHVEARATPRLADNVIDLVGTLLVEHADAVRTTEADGSGRLTERVLVHMEQRLADPGLSPEGIAAAHRISRRYLYKLLAARGYTVSGWIREQRLARCRRDLADPSLDHLPVGAIGGRWGFADPAHFSHAFKAKYGMSPREARTDRR encoded by the coding sequence ATGCCCCGGATCACGACACCGAGCGAAGGCACGGCCACCGAGCGCCTCGAATACTGGCGGGACGCCGTGAGCCAGAACCTCGTGCCCCTGGAGGTCCGACCGCGCGAGAGCTCCGACTTCAGCGCGTCACTGCACGCCGTGCGGGTCGGCCAGGTACAGATGTCGGTCATCTCGGCCGCACCGCACAGCATCGCGCGCACCCGTCGGCACATCACCTCCGACGCCCCCGACTTCTTCCAGCTCACCCTGCAGCTCACCGGGCGCGGCGTGCTCACCCAGCGGGACCGTCAGGCCCAGGTGGGGCCGGGTGAACTGGTCATCTACGACACACGCCGTCCCTTCACCTACGATCTCGACGAGTCGCACACCGGCCTCGTCCTGATGTTCCCGCAGGCCATGTTGCAGCTGAGGGAACGTGATCTGGCGCGCGTGACGGCGACGCCGGTGCCCTGCCACGACGGCCTCGGCCAGGTGGTCCTGCCCTTCCTGCACGGGCTGGCGCGCCAGATGGAGCACGTGGAGGCCCGAGCCACGCCACGGCTCGCCGACAACGTCATCGACCTGGTCGGCACGCTGCTCGTGGAGCACGCGGACGCGGTGCGGACCACCGAGGCGGACGGTTCGGGCCGGCTCACCGAGCGTGTCCTCGTTCATATGGAACAGCGGCTCGCCGACCCCGGGCTGAGCCCCGAGGGGATCGCGGCCGCCCACCGCATCTCCCGCCGCTACCTGTACAAGTTGCTGGCGGCGCGGGGGTACACGGTCTCGGGATGGATCCGGGAACAGCGTCTCGCCCGCTGCCGCCGCGACCTCGCCGATCCGTCCCTGGACCACCTGCCGGTCGGCGCCATCGGAGGGCGCTGGGGTTTCGCGGACCCGGCCCACTTCAGCCACGCCTTCAAGGCGAAGTACGGCATGAGCCCACGAGAAGCGCGCACGGACCGCCGATGA
- a CDS encoding DUF6192 family protein encodes MTSAGGRRRPDVARTTMRDDTIRMLVNRAQFDWSSYSKARSSGAGVGRAGVWPCTTATWSASP; translated from the coding sequence ATGACGTCGGCCGGCGGACGGCGACGCCCGGATGTCGCCCGGACGACGATGCGGGACGACACGATCCGGATGCTCGTCAACCGTGCCCAGTTCGACTGGTCCAGCTACTCAAAGGCGAGGAGTAGCGGTGCGGGCGTCGGGAGGGCCGGCGTCTGGCCGTGCACTACGGCGACCTGGTCCGCGTCGCCCTGA
- a CDS encoding TetR/AcrR family transcriptional regulator C-terminal domain-containing protein, producing the protein MSLAKDWVRPRPEFTDHFAITARISAEGEYFPGDLHDAWQKAGPLRVQRTLAAQMARLAERGLLHVLDSELAAQHFVVLVTNTWGRGRAGVDALSDTETHEIAAAGVHAFLHGYLPRD; encoded by the coding sequence GTGAGCCTCGCCAAGGACTGGGTGCGGCCGCGGCCGGAGTTCACCGACCACTTCGCGATCACCGCCCGGATCAGCGCCGAGGGCGAGTACTTCCCCGGCGACCTCCACGACGCCTGGCAGAAGGCCGGCCCCCTGCGGGTGCAGCGCACCCTCGCCGCCCAGATGGCCCGGCTTGCCGAGCGCGGGCTGCTGCACGTGCTGGACTCCGAACTCGCCGCCCAGCACTTCGTGGTGCTGGTGACCAACACCTGGGGCCGGGGCCGGGCGGGCGTGGACGCGCTGTCGGACACCGAGACGCACGAGATCGCAGCGGCCGGTGTCCACGCCTTCCTGCACGGTTATCTGCCCCGGGACTGA
- a CDS encoding 3-hydroxybutyryl-CoA dehydrogenase — protein MTAIKHVGVVGAGQMGRGITEVCARAGLHVTLCDVTEDRARAGLAGVADSLLTAEKRGAIAPDDRAHALAGISVTGDLSRLDGTDLVIEAAVEDEQAKTELFRRLGEVLTDPATVLASNTSSIPIARLAAAAGRPETVVGLHFFNPVPVMPLVEIIPTLHTSKATEERVRAFAGETLGKRTIVAQDRAGFVVNSLLIPYLLAAVRMVGSGTATAEDIDTGMTAGCAHPMGPLRLADLIGLDTVAAIGEALYEEYREPLYAPPPLLRRMVESGLLGRKSGRGFFSYT, from the coding sequence ATGACAGCGATCAAGCACGTGGGCGTCGTCGGCGCGGGCCAGATGGGCCGGGGCATCACCGAGGTGTGCGCCCGGGCCGGGCTGCACGTCACGCTGTGCGATGTGACCGAGGACAGGGCCCGTGCCGGCCTGGCGGGCGTGGCGGACTCCCTGCTCACAGCGGAGAAGCGAGGGGCCATCGCGCCCGACGACCGCGCACACGCTCTGGCCGGCATCTCGGTCACCGGCGACCTCTCCCGGCTGGACGGAACGGACCTGGTCATCGAGGCCGCCGTCGAGGACGAGCAGGCCAAGACAGAGCTGTTCCGGCGGTTGGGCGAGGTGCTCACCGACCCCGCCACCGTGCTGGCGAGCAACACCTCCTCGATCCCGATCGCCCGGCTCGCCGCCGCGGCCGGGCGACCGGAGACGGTGGTCGGGCTGCACTTCTTCAACCCGGTCCCCGTCATGCCGCTGGTCGAGATCATCCCCACGCTGCACACCTCGAAGGCCACGGAGGAGCGGGTGCGTGCCTTCGCCGGCGAGACCCTGGGCAAGCGGACGATCGTCGCGCAGGACCGTGCGGGTTTCGTGGTGAACTCCCTTCTGATTCCCTACCTGTTGGCAGCGGTGCGGATGGTCGGCTCCGGCACGGCGACGGCCGAGGACATCGACACGGGGATGACCGCCGGCTGCGCTCACCCCATGGGGCCGCTGCGCCTCGCCGACCTCATCGGTCTGGACACGGTGGCGGCCATAGGCGAGGCGCTGTACGAGGAGTACCGGGAGCCGCTGTACGCCCCTCCCCCGTTGCTGCGCCGCATGGTCGAATCGGGTCTGCTGGGACGTAAGTCGGGGCGGGGGTTCTTCAGCTACACGTAG
- a CDS encoding LysR substrate-binding domain-containing protein, whose amino-acid sequence MELRWLESFVVVAEELHFARASDRLHLAPSALSAQIRALESHLGVRLIDRGRRTRPALTSAGALFLEEARLTLAQVARAEAVGRRAGRGELGHAQIAYVASAAFSGVLTDVLTRCTAPGTELTVQVSELETPAQLEALACGDIDVGFLRWRPEYPPEVTATCLLTEKVVLAVPATAPLAAYEAVPAALLRDEQFVAPYFDEEFGCRDQILEVAERGGFTPRCAPPVRDFIAALTLVGGGLAVALVPDSLRLVRIPGVTYRPLADVTLTTRLVGAYRKGETSPAVRGVIRRLREAAAATATV is encoded by the coding sequence ATGGAACTGCGCTGGTTGGAATCGTTCGTCGTCGTCGCGGAGGAACTGCACTTCGCCCGGGCCTCGGACCGTCTGCATCTCGCTCCGTCGGCGCTCAGCGCCCAGATCCGAGCACTGGAGTCACATCTCGGCGTACGGCTGATCGACCGGGGGCGCCGCACGCGCCCCGCGCTCACCAGTGCCGGGGCGCTGTTCCTCGAAGAGGCCCGGCTGACCCTCGCCCAGGTCGCGCGGGCCGAGGCGGTGGGCCGACGCGCCGGTCGCGGGGAGCTGGGGCACGCCCAGATCGCGTACGTCGCCTCAGCCGCGTTCTCCGGCGTGCTGACCGACGTCCTCACCCGCTGCACCGCCCCCGGCACCGAACTGACCGTGCAGGTGAGCGAATTGGAGACGCCTGCCCAGCTGGAGGCGCTGGCCTGCGGGGACATCGACGTCGGCTTCCTGCGCTGGAGGCCGGAGTACCCGCCCGAGGTCACGGCCACCTGTCTGCTCACCGAGAAGGTCGTCCTGGCGGTGCCGGCCACCGCTCCGCTGGCGGCGTACGAGGCGGTACCGGCGGCACTACTGCGCGACGAGCAGTTCGTGGCCCCGTACTTCGACGAGGAGTTCGGCTGCCGTGACCAGATCCTCGAAGTGGCGGAGCGCGGGGGCTTCACACCGCGGTGCGCTCCTCCGGTACGGGACTTCATCGCGGCGCTGACGCTGGTGGGCGGCGGCCTCGCGGTGGCTCTGGTCCCCGACTCGCTGCGCCTCGTGCGCATCCCCGGAGTGACGTACCGTCCGCTGGCGGACGTGACACTGACGACCCGGCTGGTCGGCGCCTACCGCAAGGGCGAGACCTCGCCCGCGGTGCGTGGCGTCATCCGCCGCCTGCGGGAGGCCGCCGCCGCCACGGCCACCGTCTGA
- a CDS encoding alcohol dehydrogenase catalytic domain-containing protein, whose protein sequence is MLAARLHALGEPMSVDTIDVPTPRPTDVLVRVKACGIVPNMANVINNWPTWYPHQPLPKLPAIFGLDPAGVVEAVGEAVLNTRPGDRVYVSPLRSCGSCQVCRGGELSRCRYFTLNGYFSTSRDGQRIFDLYPYGGFAEYMTAPQHAIVNLPDSMSFEQAGKLGYIGTSYGALRHAAAGPGQVALIDGITGTLGVASTLLALASGVSRVLGTGRNEELLKRVKELAPDRIEVMRLGEGSTGAWAKSRTGGEGADFVISALGAKAPVETMLDSMQGVRRGGRVVNVGGVADRLPVDVKWLMDEQVQLIGSNWFTTAQGQEVADMVATGTLDLSYLITKPFPLSEVNEAISGRATDLDGGFSNYVVIP, encoded by the coding sequence ATGCTCGCTGCACGATTGCACGCGCTCGGTGAGCCGATGTCCGTGGACACGATCGACGTGCCCACCCCGCGGCCGACCGACGTACTGGTGCGGGTCAAGGCGTGCGGGATCGTGCCGAACATGGCCAATGTGATCAACAACTGGCCCACCTGGTACCCGCACCAGCCGCTCCCCAAGCTCCCCGCGATCTTCGGGCTCGACCCCGCCGGCGTCGTCGAGGCGGTCGGGGAGGCCGTCCTCAACACCAGACCCGGCGACCGCGTCTATGTGAGCCCGCTGCGGTCCTGCGGAAGCTGTCAGGTGTGCCGCGGCGGCGAACTCAGCCGATGCCGCTACTTCACCCTGAACGGCTACTTCAGCACCTCACGCGACGGCCAGCGGATCTTCGACCTCTACCCCTACGGCGGTTTCGCGGAGTACATGACGGCGCCGCAGCACGCGATCGTCAACCTCCCCGACAGCATGTCGTTCGAGCAGGCCGGCAAGCTCGGCTACATCGGCACCTCCTACGGAGCGCTCCGCCACGCGGCGGCCGGCCCCGGTCAGGTCGCGTTGATCGACGGCATCACCGGCACCCTCGGTGTCGCCTCCACCCTCCTCGCGCTGGCCTCGGGTGTCTCCAGGGTCCTCGGCACCGGACGCAACGAGGAACTCCTCAAGCGGGTCAAGGAGTTGGCGCCGGACCGGATCGAGGTCATGCGGCTCGGTGAGGGCTCCACCGGCGCCTGGGCGAAGTCCCGCACCGGTGGCGAGGGCGCCGACTTCGTCATCAGCGCGCTCGGTGCCAAGGCCCCGGTGGAGACGATGCTGGACTCCATGCAGGGCGTCCGGCGCGGCGGCAGGGTGGTCAACGTCGGAGGCGTGGCGGACCGGCTGCCCGTGGACGTGAAGTGGCTCATGGACGAGCAGGTCCAGCTGATCGGCTCCAACTGGTTCACCACCGCGCAGGGTCAGGAAGTGGCCGACATGGTGGCGACCGGCACCCTGGACCTGTCCTATCTGATCACCAAGCCGTTCCCGTTGTCCGAGGTCAACGAAGCGATCTCCGGACGCGCCACGGACCTCGACGGCGGCTTCAGCAACTATGTCGTGATTCCCTGA
- a CDS encoding carboxymuconolactone decarboxylase family protein, with product MARVPYLRREDADESHKPLYDRLETERKVPTANIFLALTNAPAQLDAFLTYANALRAADLSPRLRELAILTVGHATRSAYEVAHHQSHGLKAGLSAEQLAAVADFESSDLFDATEKAVMRLAEESTLRVDVSEETWRAAAEHLSDRQMVELSLSIAWYNSGVRIMGLLGIDLEDNYPNPFPKS from the coding sequence ATGGCCCGCGTCCCCTATCTGCGCCGCGAGGACGCCGACGAGTCGCACAAGCCGCTGTACGACCGGTTGGAGACCGAACGCAAGGTCCCGACAGCGAACATCTTCCTGGCCCTGACCAACGCGCCCGCCCAGTTGGACGCCTTCTTGACCTACGCCAACGCGCTGCGGGCCGCCGACCTCAGCCCTCGCCTGCGTGAACTGGCCATCCTGACCGTGGGCCACGCGACCCGGTCGGCGTACGAGGTCGCACACCACCAGTCGCACGGGCTCAAGGCCGGGCTCAGCGCGGAACAGCTCGCGGCGGTGGCCGACTTCGAGTCGTCCGACCTGTTCGACGCCACGGAGAAGGCGGTCATGCGCCTCGCCGAGGAGTCCACGCTGCGGGTCGACGTCTCGGAGGAGACGTGGCGTGCGGCCGCCGAGCACCTGTCGGACCGGCAGATGGTCGAACTGTCGTTGTCCATCGCCTGGTACAACTCCGGCGTCCGCATCATGGGGCTGCTGGGCATCGACCTCGAGGACAACTACCCCAACCCTTTCCCGAAGTCGTAG